The Biomphalaria glabrata chromosome 7, xgBioGlab47.1, whole genome shotgun sequence region CAGGCTTGTGTTGTTCAAACCCTTTAAAACTGAAAAGAATTGATTTAAGTGTTCAAGGGACACTgcgtttttaatgtttttttgtcatGAGTTGATAGCTTAAGGCACGATTAATGTAATTGATAGCTCACAATATTTATGTAATGAGTTTGTATCTCTGTAACACAGTATGTAGTCAGTGGGATTACTTACCATAATCGTGAGCTTTCAACTTCTGCCATTGTacatttcttataaaaaatTCATTACTGTCATCCTCTCATTAAATAGATTAGTCCAAAGGCATGTCAGCTGATGTATGGTCTTAACATATATGTCTTATTTGAAGCTTTTAAGTATCTTAATCACCTCACAAAAGAGTCCTAGGTGACCCAcaatgctgttgttgttttttttgtgctgGCTGTCTCTTTTGGATTTCAAAATCTAAAAGGTCTTTTGAAGTCCCATTTCCATCATGAATATAGTTGCGCAACTGGTCAACATTTTGACTTCTGccgaaagtagaaaaaaaaaggcagatcAGGTTTTACACTTTGATCCGCTAAAGAGAATTTAATTTGACTTTTGTCTTCAATTTGCTCAAAATAGAAACAAAGACTTTTTGATCCTTTAATAgcatacttttttattttcaaaatacaCTCTGCGTAATTTATGCAAATATGtgtaaaccattttttaaacaagatgtcaaaaattgttaaaatcagGTTTATTATTTATGTTGAATATAGAGGTTAATGGATCCAATCTCACtacttgtttgtaaaatatttcggttgttccttcagtttctgaagataattacatcctagcctaaaCCTCCCACAGTACGACAGGGGATGACAGCAGGCAGGCATTGAACCCATGAATTCATGACATCAGTCCAATGTGTATACCACACGACCATCTATGGTCTTTAACAAGCTTTCACTTTTGGGCTTAAAAATGAATTATATATTTAGTATTCATACATATAAAACCCTTCTGAGAAAGCAAGATGTAAAAGACATTTGGTATCATTCAATAGTTGGATGGATGCTACGACATTCACAATTTCTGATGATTACACAGGAAGTGAACTGAGATCCTCATTTGTATCCAACAAAGCCGGTTAAAAAATTAAGGATAATAATCTGAGTGAATGGGAGAGTTAATGTTGGCAACATAATGTGTGTGTGCAGGGACGGatctaacaattgcggggccctatgcgaaactgattgcgcggggcctagtctgggttgtgataaggataatacgtaaaaattaaaattttgtattagaaaaaaaattgactttgaattttattcaatctttactaagtacaaaattgcgatcaaatcaactttactttaaaagtaaattaagtattggaacttccaataaaggtgaaaattcgcctgattattacattttattacatgaaagcgtaggattggcatttttcCCAaggaatgacacccacaaaagACCGTCCCTGTGTGTGTGACTAACTTGCTAGTACATGATTGTgttattttgtaaaaagttcaagaatttatcaataaaaacaaacgtCAACCAGAactggaaaacaaaaaattcccCACTGGACCAACAGGCATAAAAAgggaaaatttgaaaaacttatAAGGTACTGTTTCATTTATTGTCTCTTACCATAATTGAAACTGGttaataaatattgaatagTGAAACTTAATTCTTGGCATGGtggcaaacaaaaaaataacaggaGTCATTGTGAActgatttataatatagaatctTTCCATTTCCAATCTAATGAATTTACTTATACTGTCACATTCTGCTACTTATTGTAGTCTAATTACTCTCTAATCATAACTCTCTCTCATGTCCTAACTGATAGGGAAGGGTAAATCAGAGATTAATTCTGCAATAAATATTGTAATCcacaaaaataaacagaaataagTTGCATTCTATGACAATCCCAAAGCTGAATTCAAAGGCCTAGTCCAAATGGAGACAACTCCTCTGATATTCCTTAGAAGTGAAAGTAGCCACATTCTAACTAGATTAAAATAAACCATCATggacattacatttttattggttGAATTAGCCACACTACATCCTCAGAAACTGATGAAACTCGACTGTATCAAAATAACAATGGagacttataaattacagatgttccttcaaagatgATCATTAAGTATTTGtatcatgtgtcaatctattcACACATGTTAATTATAGACTTCAACTCTagaaagtcattggtttttagGTTCTAAtgagactttgaaaaaaaagagcTCTAATTTTTTGAGTTGAGCAGTTCCTCAATAAAAGATGCATAAGCTAATATTGGTCTGGATTTGCACAAATTTCTTCTAATCAACATGGATCCATTTTTCTTATtgcaatgaaatgaaaattgtGGCACTTAAGATAAACTTATTGCATTAAAAAATCTGGCCATAGATAATTAAATATCACAGCCTTGTCCAACACAAATGCATTTGGAACACAGAGACAATTTTTATTAAGAACATTTTCAACATTACACCAAAAACACAGTCATAATTTAATTTAGACCATTTGTAACCTTACACCAACATAGTCTCATAATATAATTTAGACCATTTGTAACCTTACACCAACATAGTCTCATAATATAATTTAGACCATTTGTAACCTTACACCAACATAGTCTCATAATATAATTTAGACCATTTGTAACCTTACCCCAACATAGTCTCATAAtataatacacacaaaaaataatttttaataaaacaaaatatgagaTCATTTACTGTGGAGACTTAAAAAGAatcaagttttttgtttttttttaaactttaattgaAGAGAATCAAAAGAGATTTTACAAATAGACGGAAAATGCAAAATGGCTTCAGAACTGTTTGACATTCCAAAGGCAAGGGTAAAGCTGCTGTAACGCTATTAACACCTTGGACAACCAAGTTTCACTTGGCTAAATGAATCAGTAGGGAAGGGCGACGCATGATATTTTCCCAACCTACTGTAAACAATCTGTGGGAGTACATTGTGCTAAAAGCAAAGGATAAAGTTTTCCCAAAGCCTACATTAGCAAAGTTGTgatccaaaataaaaatacaattggATGTAAATCCAGAGTTGTGTAAAagattttgtgtaaaacatGACGGATTACGTGTTTTAATTCTCATTAGatcattttgaaaataaaacgtTTCAGTTGGCTATGAAAGACAAAGATACCTTTGGGTATACAAGTGCTAGTGCATATTGGTCATCTTGTTGGATGGAGTATGTACAATGGTTGAGTGTACTTGTATACACCACTTTAAACATGTGAAATATATATGGTTGAAAATAACATTTGATAGAAAGCAAAActttttgcaataaattttcaattcatttctaGAATATTTTAATCTTGTGAGATACAGGAGCAGACCAAATCTTGCGGATTCAAGTGGAGTTTTTAGTGGTTTTTACTACAGCACAGAGTAAAGTATAACAGATCATCATGTTGACCACATAATATGTTTATGAACATTTGAACAAAATTCCAAACATATTTTATCTCTGCTCTTGGTAGACAAGTTTGATGTTTACTTTTTGTAGGAGTTGGCTAATACTTGTAGAGCTCCGCAATCAATATTCATATAAAACTCTACTTATAATTCATGTTAGAATGGaaccatttttttcaaatgcttcTATTTCCATTCTGAGTGTTGTTTAGACACTGGCATCATGAAATCCCTCTCAAAATAAATCTTTCTGGAGAGCATGCAGACCAGTGTGCTGTTATCTCTGATCTAGATACTTGAGCCAGTTTCAGTTCAGAGACTAGAGAGTGACAGACTCGGCTGATCTAATGGCCAAGTCCCTCCAATGTTTCAACTGGGAGAGACGAGGAAGAAATGAAAGGTAAAATTTTTTCTCTGTGCTTCTCATATGCTATTTCCATGTCTTCCAAAGAGCTGTTGGCATCTATAACCTGTAAACATAACACTGATTAATTTAAAGCCTTTAAAATTTTTATGACAAAATAATTGAAGAGAATTACAGAGATTACCTATacctaatgaaataaaaaaaaaaattataacttttgtatagcgctactttcgtgCTATGCTTATAGCTTGCTCTGagagctatggtccaatctgggagaaggttttccatgctgcctttaggcgctcagtaaacacaactctgcttgagtcggaTGTCAAACCTGgagcccctttcataggtagccaggccaagccaagttcaagcgcacttagcctcttgaccacacTTCCCACAGAGTGCTTAATATTATCAATTAAATAGTTCACCACGGAAGACTTGTTTGCTAAGTTTTATTACTTTAGATAAGAAAATATCTACAGAGACTATACTCTCTGGTGACCTAAAtctaaacttttgttttaaatcttgaTGCATACTCTCCAACACATGTATGATTGGCCTTCTTTAAATTTGGAGGGAATTCAAATAATATCAAGGAGTCATTTGGAGAATAAAATTGTACTTATATCAAATGTATTTTCTGTGGGCACAAACTGTTAGTAACTAGATCATTACTTGCCAATACAGTGTTCTATTATTAGAATCTATGTCAaataatctaattctaataaatATACATGATAAGAAGATCCataaaattaaagaattaaaaaatcatgagaaaaaatgatatttactttataaattattgttggttttttttaagtctacTGTCACAGCTCATTGTGACATGTTAATGAGTTATAATCAAGCTCTGAAAACCAAGCCGAGAGCAGGAGAAAAAAACTCTAAATTTCTGGGGAGGACGAGGAAGTTTTTGGTAGTCATTTTCTTAAgttcaagagagagagagagagaatgtattTTACGATTCAATGTGTTTGCTGGACTTAGCATTTTTTCACTATTTGCATATTGTTCATGATATGCATGTTGTAATTATGTGCAACTTTGTTACTAGCAACTTATGGCTGGAATGACCTACATcaagttatttattttgtgtaataAATATTGTCTGCCGACTCAAGTGTTTCCCATGGATTTATACTCTCTTTTGTGGTCAAAGTACGATTCAAGCTTCACTGAGTTATAAGAACACAAAACTACACACGTCAAGAACCCAAGGTAACATCCAGAAATACACGATGTCATAGAAATGTTACATTAATTGGTAACCAGTAGGTTACATCTACATCATTTTGATTTCACCAAGATGTTGATTTGAGATTGAATTTAAAATCTGAAACTGTCagtacttaactctttctctccgtaattatttaccacatactggtgaaatcaacgttggtatcgtctgttaggagagaaagagttaatagaacATTGTTTCCTTGTTATTGACTTACCAAAACTTCTACATCTTTTGTGGTTCCAATTTTCTTATGGATAAACCAATCTTCATGAAGCTGGTGGAGATCCTTCAAGTATTCCTAAACACAATGATATGGAGATAATTTTAGTGACAAAGtttcttctaaaaataaatttttgtgttttaaataacAGACCAAATTAAGTTCGACCCATTCATAAAAAGGAGGAATGATTTGTTGCAGCATAAAATAATCTTGTGAACATTCATGTCATTACATAGGCCCTGTTTCTAATGCTACTGCGATTACTCAGATCAGCACAAGGCTAtgaataatgaataaaataatcttttgtTTAACAATTTAGACtaaataatttaatctaaaAGAAACTCATGTTTCAATTATTGTGAAGCCTAAAAGTAACTCATGTTTCAATTATTTGTAAGCCTTAAATAATTCATGTTTCAATTATTTATAAGCCTAAAATAACTCATGTTTCAATTATTTGTAAGCCTAAAAGAAACTCATGTTTCACCCATACAGactgtgttttgtttgttttacatgtttcaaatggcAGAGGATGGCCAGAGGCAGTGTTTAAGCCTGGGAGCTTTCAGGGagagtccagagtgcataccacattACCAGCAAGCCCAGCCACTCTCTGTGTTATGATCACCCAtacatattgttgtaaacctggtggtgacacagatgggggtagtgctgtgtgtttttagcctacccaaatcgccacagtccagcgcaggacaagcggtcaactgtgaccagtgacagtacacgccagttcggtaCGCACACAAGTCACAGCGAAAGTGATCAAatggagtggtcaagaaggttcgaggccagtagagacactatataggagcgagtgtgtcagaatcaCTTCACTTCAGGTTACTttgcaatgtgaccagtacgaggcgagaaccagcacggtgtgtgaagtcaggcggagcaagactaggtttttgtaaagacagtgttaatgttgttgccaattgcgatgtatttgaaattaaactgactgatactttggagccctgagttgtaaGGTTcgttaagttcgttgtgtcatgtggtgcagtttgaagagagcctggatagtaggagagacgtAACAATATAGTAAAATGAACAATATAGCAATGGATTTACATGAACTCTATAGATGAGGCAGCTTTACACTTCGTACACATATTTCtcacatttttaagtaaaaattaaaacatctaaaatattaaaaaattcttGAACACAGAAACAATTTCTTTGTTGGTAGATAAGATTGAATAGACAGATTTTAGAGTTttatttggaaacaaaaaattacttaCTAATGGAATTCCCATTTCTTCTTCACGATGCCGTTGTTTAATCCTTGAGAAGAGAACTTCAGGATCAGTTCTCAGATACACTGGTGATAGAGAATATAAACAATTGATAATCCAATAGAGATTTAAATGAGTGCGagtccaataaaaaaatatgtcaacatacaatattttaaagaaaaattaaattaccTTAAAGTTTAATTGAAACTCTAAAGATCAATAAACTTTCTGTTCTACTAGCAAgtaatttgcctttttttgtatttccctaccacttaacccttaaagtgctgagctgtttaaCAATGAGTGCATAAACAATGGaagctaaactaccacacgggCCTTAAGGGttaatgaaagtaaacttttttttggtcaaattttgtcagagaacagaaGCAAAACTTTTTAGCGGAATGTCTCAACAACTGAACTCTAGATTCGTCAGTTAggttttcaaatttaaaattgttttcacaAAAGACAGATAAAATTCAGTACATGTGTATAGAGATAACAGTAGAATAAGAAGTAAAAgacttttaattaaaagaaatgtacatGATTCAATCTTGGTCAGTTAATTTTCACCTTGGGTTTAAGTAAAATTTACTAAGAAAGTCAGAGGCAATTAGCAGTTGTGCTGCAATTAAGTGGTAAAGTTCTACCTTACACATCCTCAAAGATGTGGCCttcacattttagttttttctgggtttttttttaaactttctatGTAGAGGGAAGGGGGAGGGTGCATTAAATAAAGCAAAAAGAAGGCATTGATAAATAGATTACCAAATAGATCAACTTTCACATTTTGTGTCTGGATAATCCAATTGAACCATTCAGTTAGAACAATGAAGTCTATGTCAGCCATCTTGCCACTGCGGGAAACAGAGAAGCAATATACATCGTGATCTTcgatataacaaacaaaaataacataCATTGTGATCTATCAGTTCACAAAGAAATATATCTAACTATTTAAAGTTAcataattttctaaaataaatgtacataaacAGAGATTACAAAGTaccttttataaagattttccaCAAAACAATATTTAGCACTATAAAGTGACCTCTCCATCAATTTCACTGGGTATTCCTAAAGTagacagccaaaaaaaaaaaattattcaagaaACACCCCCTGACAAactgttttaaatttatttaaaaaatttcaggcacactaaaacaaaaacagcagacttataaaatatttttgctaGTAAAAATACTGACATACCAGAACTCTATATTTGAAATCTACAGGCAGCTATTaaacctattaaaaaaaattaagtaccTCAAGTTTATTTCGATACTGCTATTTTgatattgattttatttattcgtattttactcaatctgagattaaacattaaaataaacttcataaaatctTATAAATGATCATTGCTAGAAAAACATGCCCAATTAGGGCAACTGTTTGCGAAAAACATTCATAGAAAAGGTAAaaagactttagaaataaaaaaaaaacaccttctgAGTTAGCAtcttgtgattttaccatcacaacaGAGATACACGACATTGAttacaaagacaaacagacacaaaaactctttgtTCACctagcaatcaaatcattaaatacaattcaactatctgatacaaacatttcacatgtaaGTTTTAGTCAATCTGGTgggaatgtatattttgttttctatagttataatgttttgtttggtgtaataggAAGGATTAATAATTTAtctcaagattatttttaaagtattattattattattaaagcccTAGACCAAATAGCTCAGTACTTCTGAACAACCAAATTGGAGAAAGTTTTAGAACATCCAAAGGAGCGTGGGAAGGATACATTCTCTCCCAGCTCTTTTCAACTTACTTTTGGAGCttattataaaatctaaaagGATTTATTCCTAGCTAGActatacattttttacaatattaCAGTCCAATTCATTTTACCCCATCTCTACATTGTATGTGTATAAATGCTATGACAAAATGGTCGGCCTAGTTTCTCTCAATTAGCTTCCACGTTATTTAAAGCAACAAAATGTAAcaacctaagaaaaacaaatgtaaagatATATTACCTTcattagataagataaattttaatggtccaatcaaatggaaattcagtttgattacaagtgataataattataattttaaaaaaaaaaggagccacTGCTTTTATAGGagaaaaattaatatctaacttcagtttatttgtatttaaaccTCATGCTATATCCTACTTAATAGTATACAAGAGAAACTGGCCCATTGCCCACTAAGTAGGGCCTAGACTATAGCATGAAGAATGCACTTTACAAAATGCAATGTTAAATATGTGGCTATAGTGAATTGATTCCATTTGATTTCAACAAGGTTGACAATATTAAGTTTTGTTGTGTGTCTgtaagtttttcttgtttaagaaaTTATATGCTTTTTGGCTATGatgctttttttatttgaactatTGATAACATTCACTTCAAGTTCTCCACACTCTTGGCTCTTTTTCTTACTGATTCTTAGCACTCTTGTATAGTCATCTATTGTAAAGTCATCTATTGTAAAGTCATCTATTGTATAGTCATCTATTGTAAAGGGTGTGGCATTGCAAGAAAAGTTTCTATTGGACTGATGATTAGTAAGATATAAAATTTCATGGAACATTAATATATTTACTGCTGCTGTTAAACATTTTCTCCTTAGCCGAATAGCTGACAATAAAACTAATGCTAAAGCGCTTTCAGTGTAGTGACCATACCTGAACTTTGGTGTGTGCCTGGAGCATTGTAAGTTGTACATAGGTCTGTAGAGTCATGCCCCATCGATGTGGGTCCTTATACATCAGTTCCTGTAGACAGAGTTATATAAAGTTAGGTTTAAATAAACAATTACCGGTACTCTAAGTCTAGCTAAGACAcatataaataatgaaatatgcACATCACTTGTCTGCCAAACGTGTGCTTTTTTAATTGTTCATCCAAAACTGAGGGTAGAATTACAATGTAGCCTGGCAGTTATTaaaatttcatgtttttcttggactaatttaaagcttattaaaatgaaagaatACATTTAGTCTTGTTCTTCACTTTTATCACATGtctctagtcatgcatgtaaatgagtggcttaaactctgctaagtcagttttcctggctaattcaggcaacccatccaTGCTCtaaagcactagggaaaaaggagcacttgtatgaatttgtcctagcatatgaaataagaaatgtgcctatatctttgtgtctttctgagttttattaggtttttttttctatttgtaaattattgttcggtgttttatgtattattgctactggGATActatactttttattcttctatctTGAAGTGTCtgtaaatttattgattttacttaaggtgttactcttaatcaaatgtgttataaatctcactgctctcttttgtgtttgttctagtTTAGTCtattaaagatatttaataatttcatcacAATAATTAACTCAGATTCTAAGGTCTAGAAGGTCTAGTCTAAGACTTATCTTCTAAATTTACCATCTAACAATAAGTCCTTATACAAAAATGACTTCAATCTTCTATTCTGTATCTAATGTGCAGTGAATGTTGTCTTACCAAAGCATTATGTCCATCAATATTCCTCCATTTGTCTACAGGCTCAGCCAGGATCTGAAagtaaaaagaatatttattgtttCCTACATATAAAGCCAGAATTGCaaagtccacagcagcacttgcaaaactgaaaacaatctggaaagacaaaggcataacCCTCCATACTAAAATTG contains the following coding sequences:
- the LOC106079252 gene encoding thymidine kinase 2, mitochondrial-like isoform X1, producing the protein MKSCLLFVKSAFRPRSILTSIQEAFFFEKPFTFIYKRTLSTSANLYSNSSKTKSQSPSKSMSLIDPMASSQHLDSCQSEILIDELKERLSNTKHKFVVCVEGNIGCGKTTLLDYFKKTKNCEILAEPVDKWRNIDGHNALELMYKDPHRWGMTLQTYVQLTMLQAHTKVQEYPVKLMERSLYSAKYCFVENLYKSGKMADIDFIVLTEWFNWIIQTQNVKVDLFVYLRTDPEVLFSRIKQRHREEEMGIPLEYLKDLHQLHEDWFIHKKIGTTKDVEVLVIDANSSLEDMEIAYEKHREKILPFISSSSLPVETLEGLGH
- the LOC106079252 gene encoding thymidine kinase 2, mitochondrial-like isoform X2, which gives rise to MIFQVCVEGNIGCGKTTLLDYFKKTKNCEILAEPVDKWRNIDGHNALELMYKDPHRWGMTLQTYVQLTMLQAHTKVQEYPVKLMERSLYSAKYCFVENLYKSGKMADIDFIVLTEWFNWIIQTQNVKVDLFVYLRTDPEVLFSRIKQRHREEEMGIPLEYLKDLHQLHEDWFIHKKIGTTKDVEVLVIDANSSLEDMEIAYEKHREKILPFISSSSLPVETLEGLGH